In Synechococcus sp. CC9616, the following are encoded in one genomic region:
- a CDS encoding ABC transporter ATP-binding protein produces the protein MAGVRFEALSKTFPGRRGDKPVEVIRQLDLSIEDGEFLVLVGPSGCGKSTLLRLLAGLDQPSSGEIWIGQQPVSRLRPARRNVAMVFQSYALYPHLSVRDNLSFGLRRSQHRSLAQQVRDQLHRASRCMPQSMRVRSARERQIEERVKNVAEALELSALLNRLPKELSGGQKQRVALGRAMARQPSVFLMDEPLSNLDAKLRNSTRARIVELQRQLGTTTVYVTHDQVEAMTMGHRIAVLNQGRLQQLGTPMELYRWPSNLFVAQFIGSPPMTLLPVRIGNGASLLLGEHRLAVEGPLADILPSLDNQHLTAGLRPESWRVAPATNRNLPAEVSHCEMLGNEQLITCKLLEGQHLVQVRADPDLHVVAGQTLHLDPDPSGWRLFDGEGEAIKIPIQPSPEPGPQLPVID, from the coding sequence TTGGCTGGAGTCCGTTTCGAAGCTCTGAGCAAAACCTTTCCCGGACGACGGGGGGACAAGCCTGTCGAGGTCATTCGTCAACTTGATCTCAGCATTGAGGACGGTGAATTCCTGGTGCTTGTCGGGCCCTCCGGCTGTGGCAAAAGCACCCTGCTGCGCCTTCTGGCGGGTCTGGATCAGCCCAGCTCGGGAGAGATCTGGATCGGCCAGCAACCCGTGAGCCGCCTGCGGCCGGCACGCCGGAATGTGGCCATGGTGTTCCAGAGTTATGCCCTCTATCCCCACCTCAGCGTTCGGGACAACCTGAGTTTCGGGTTACGCCGGAGTCAGCACCGCAGCCTGGCTCAGCAAGTCAGGGATCAACTGCATCGAGCCAGCCGATGCATGCCGCAGTCGATGCGCGTTCGGTCAGCACGTGAACGGCAGATCGAGGAGCGCGTGAAAAATGTGGCTGAAGCGCTTGAGCTCTCGGCATTGCTGAACCGGCTGCCCAAGGAACTCTCGGGGGGGCAGAAACAGCGGGTTGCTCTTGGCCGAGCGATGGCTCGTCAGCCATCGGTGTTCCTGATGGACGAACCGCTCAGCAATCTGGACGCCAAGCTGCGCAACAGCACTCGCGCCCGCATTGTTGAGCTGCAACGCCAGCTCGGAACCACCACCGTTTACGTCACCCACGACCAAGTGGAGGCGATGACCATGGGGCATCGCATTGCCGTGCTGAACCAGGGAAGACTTCAGCAGCTGGGAACACCGATGGAGCTTTATCGCTGGCCGTCCAACCTTTTCGTGGCGCAGTTCATTGGAAGTCCACCGATGACCCTGTTGCCCGTCCGAATCGGCAACGGAGCGTCGTTGTTACTCGGCGAGCATCGCCTTGCGGTGGAAGGCCCCCTCGCCGACATCCTTCCGTCCCTCGATAATCAACACCTCACCGCCGGACTTCGACCGGAAAGCTGGCGCGTCGCCCCGGCCACGAACCGCAATCTTCCCGCTGAGGTGAGCCATTGCGAAATGCTCGGCAACGAACAGCTGATCACCTGCAAATTGCTGGAGGGGCAGCATCTGGTGCAGGTCCGTGCCGATCCTGATCTTCACGTTGTCGCCGGGCAAACCCTGCATCTGGATCCTGATCCAAGCGGCTGGCGGTTGTTTGATGGCGAGGGCGAGGCGATCAAGATTCCGATTCAACCGTCCCCTGAGCCTGGCCCTCAACTCCCAGTCATCGACTAG
- the cgtA gene encoding Obg family GTPase CgtA yields MQFIDQARITVRGGRGGDGIAAFRREKYVPAGGPSGGDGGHGGHVVLQADSNLQTLLDFKYKRLFAADDGRRGGPNKCTGASGRQLVVKVPCGTEARHLTTGILLGDLIEPGQQLTVAFGGRGGLGNAHYLSNRNRAPEKFTEGRDGEEWPLQLELKLLAEVGIIGLPNAGKSTLIAVLSAARPKIADYPFTTLIPNLGVVRRPSGDGTVFADIPGLIAGAAQGAGLGHDFLRHIERTRLLIHLVDAGAEDPVGDLRVVEKELIAYGHGLVDRPRLLVLNKQELASEDQLQRVVAELEAISGRDPLTISAVMGRGLDSLLGRVWSTLGV; encoded by the coding sequence GTGCAGTTCATCGACCAGGCGCGGATCACGGTTCGAGGGGGGCGGGGAGGAGATGGCATCGCCGCCTTCCGACGCGAAAAATATGTGCCGGCTGGCGGCCCCTCAGGTGGGGACGGAGGTCATGGCGGACATGTGGTGCTGCAGGCTGATTCGAATCTGCAGACCCTGCTGGATTTCAAATACAAGCGGCTGTTCGCTGCGGATGATGGCCGGCGCGGCGGACCCAACAAGTGCACGGGTGCATCCGGTCGTCAGCTGGTTGTGAAAGTTCCCTGCGGTACCGAGGCTCGCCATCTCACCACAGGAATCCTTCTGGGAGACCTGATTGAGCCTGGTCAGCAACTCACGGTGGCCTTTGGTGGCCGCGGAGGGCTGGGGAACGCGCACTACCTCAGCAACAGAAACCGGGCACCGGAAAAGTTCACCGAGGGCAGAGACGGTGAGGAATGGCCTTTACAGCTCGAGCTCAAACTATTGGCCGAGGTGGGCATCATCGGCCTTCCCAATGCCGGCAAAAGCACATTGATTGCTGTGCTTTCAGCCGCACGGCCCAAGATCGCGGACTATCCATTCACAACCTTGATTCCCAATCTTGGGGTCGTTCGACGTCCAAGTGGTGATGGCACCGTCTTCGCGGATATCCCGGGTTTGATTGCGGGAGCTGCTCAGGGTGCTGGGCTCGGCCACGACTTCCTGCGACACATCGAGAGGACGCGGTTGCTGATTCACCTCGTGGATGCCGGTGCCGAGGATCCGGTTGGTGATTTGAGAGTTGTGGAGAAAGAGCTCATTGCCTATGGGCATGGCCTTGTGGATCGGCCAAGACTGCTTGTTTTGAACAAGCAGGAACTCGCATCTGAAGATCAGTTGCAGCGCGTGGTCGCTGAACTGGAGGCCATCAGCGGTCGCGATCCCCTGACAATTTCCGCCGTGATGGGGCGTGGTCTGGATTCCCTGTTGGGTCGGGTCTGGTCAACCCTTGGGGTGTGA
- a CDS encoding CP12 domain-containing protein: MKSIDEHIQKDKTEIEAAKAAGDDAKLRHFEKELNSLEEYKEHHPGDNHDPTSLELHCEANPDADECRVYDD, encoded by the coding sequence ATGAAATCCATCGACGAGCACATCCAGAAGGACAAGACCGAAATCGAAGCGGCCAAGGCTGCTGGTGATGACGCCAAGCTGCGTCACTTCGAGAAGGAACTCAACTCCCTCGAGGAGTACAAAGAGCACCATCCCGGCGACAACCACGACCCGACCTCACTCGAATTGCACTGCGAGGCCAATCCGGATGCTGATGAGTGCCGGGTCTACGACGACTGA
- a CDS encoding ABC-F family ATP-binding cassette domain-containing protein — MSLISLVGAAKDFGIRTLFSDLDLYIGERERLGLIGPNGAGKSTLLKVLAGSEPLGDGARRCSPRLRVVLVSQDSRITPGRTVLEQVLEGCGAKRDLLVRFSALSEAIAEHPDDETLLAELGQLSQRMDDEEAWSLEQQCREVLQKLGISDLQRPVEDLSGGYRKRVSLASALVACPDVLLLDEPTNHLDADAVEWLQSWLDRYPGALVLVTHDRYVLDRVTQRMVEVAGGQARTYDGNYSTYLQRKAEQDASEAASAAKFKGVLRRELAWLRQGPKARSTKQKARLQRIEAMRENKPLMAKGGLAMASVSRRIGKLVIEAEGLGVTAGGDKTGRKLLDNFSYSFSPEDRVGIIGPNGSGKSTLLDLIAGRRSATQGSLRLGETVHIGYLDQHTDVFTEGKGLERKVIEFVEEAASRIDLGTEQLTASQLLERFLFPPAQQHSPLSKLSGGERRRLTLCRMLIQAPNVLLLDEPTNDLDVQTLSVLEDFLEDFRGCVIVVSHDRYFLDRTVDRLFCFDSGRLRRFEGNYSEFLEQQRQLDRQQSAQKPAANKKGQPAKATSTGPRRRSFKENKELEQLDQQLPLLEERRSGLEQRLSRGEGDMAELSVELATLIHAIGDAEERWLELSELAP; from the coding sequence GTGAGTCTGATCAGCCTGGTGGGTGCCGCCAAGGACTTCGGCATCCGCACCCTGTTCTCAGATCTTGATCTTTACATCGGTGAGCGGGAACGCCTGGGACTGATCGGACCGAATGGCGCGGGCAAATCAACATTGCTGAAGGTGCTGGCGGGCAGTGAACCGCTGGGTGACGGCGCACGGCGCTGCTCGCCGCGTTTACGCGTGGTTCTCGTCAGTCAGGACAGCCGCATCACACCTGGCCGCACCGTGCTGGAACAGGTTCTGGAAGGCTGCGGTGCCAAACGCGACCTCCTGGTGCGTTTCAGCGCTTTGAGCGAAGCGATCGCTGAACATCCCGATGATGAAACCCTTCTGGCTGAGCTGGGCCAGCTCAGCCAGCGCATGGATGACGAGGAAGCCTGGAGCCTGGAGCAACAGTGCCGGGAAGTGCTCCAGAAACTCGGCATCAGCGACCTGCAACGCCCCGTGGAGGATCTCTCCGGCGGGTACCGCAAGCGAGTCAGCCTCGCGTCGGCCTTGGTGGCATGCCCGGATGTGCTGCTTCTGGACGAACCCACCAACCATCTGGATGCCGACGCCGTTGAGTGGCTGCAGAGTTGGCTGGATCGCTATCCCGGTGCACTCGTGCTGGTGACCCACGATCGCTACGTGCTGGATCGGGTCACCCAGCGAATGGTGGAAGTGGCTGGAGGCCAGGCGCGCACCTATGACGGGAACTACAGCACCTACCTGCAGCGGAAAGCGGAGCAGGACGCCTCGGAAGCAGCCTCAGCAGCCAAGTTCAAAGGAGTTTTGCGACGGGAATTGGCCTGGCTGCGCCAGGGCCCTAAAGCGCGAAGCACCAAGCAGAAGGCAAGGCTTCAGCGGATTGAAGCCATGCGGGAGAACAAGCCCCTGATGGCGAAGGGCGGCCTTGCGATGGCGAGCGTCAGCCGACGCATCGGCAAGCTTGTGATCGAAGCGGAGGGCCTCGGCGTCACCGCCGGCGGAGATAAAACGGGCCGCAAGCTGCTGGACAACTTCAGTTACAGCTTCAGCCCTGAGGACCGTGTGGGAATCATCGGGCCGAACGGCAGCGGGAAATCAACCCTGCTTGATCTGATTGCAGGCAGGCGATCAGCCACCCAAGGTTCGTTGCGACTTGGGGAAACGGTGCATATCGGTTACCTCGATCAACACACCGATGTGTTCACCGAGGGCAAGGGCCTGGAACGCAAGGTCATCGAGTTTGTTGAAGAGGCCGCCAGCCGGATCGACCTCGGAACCGAGCAACTGACCGCCTCACAGCTGTTGGAGCGTTTTCTGTTTCCCCCTGCGCAGCAACACAGTCCACTCTCAAAGTTGTCGGGAGGAGAACGGCGGCGGCTCACGCTCTGCCGGATGCTGATCCAGGCTCCAAACGTCTTGCTGCTGGATGAGCCCACCAACGACCTGGATGTCCAGACCCTCAGCGTGCTGGAGGACTTCCTCGAAGACTTCCGTGGTTGCGTGATCGTGGTTTCTCACGATCGTTATTTTCTCGACCGAACGGTTGACCGCCTGTTTTGCTTCGACAGCGGCCGCCTGCGCCGATTCGAGGGCAACTACAGCGAATTTCTCGAACAGCAGCGTCAACTGGACCGTCAGCAGTCAGCGCAGAAGCCGGCGGCAAACAAGAAAGGTCAACCTGCCAAAGCAACCAGCACAGGACCGCGTCGACGTTCCTTCAAAGAAAACAAGGAGTTAGAACAACTCGATCAGCAGCTGCCGCTGCTGGAGGAACGTCGCAGCGGACTGGAGCAACGACTGTCCCGTGGGGAGGGGGACATGGCCGAGCTGAGCGTTGAGCTGGCAACGTTGATCCATGCGATCGGAGACGCGGAGGAGCGCTGGCTGGAGCTGAGCGAACTCGCCCCCTGA
- a CDS encoding DUF2301 domain-containing membrane protein — protein sequence MTTADPQFDGVYGPYTITDHDRLEVQRYRLALMGSGVSMSAGLLQWWQWGGSWAWLWLLPLTVSLALALRWIHIYLKPLHQALKLLWLLGCAGWLVLLMTAGPRQALNTLALQPLWILAVGPQFAALAGIGFKEFFCFQRLEAIGLTLLLPIALLGRLTTLLSSEISLALMGMASLLLVVLALRKFGIDAAADIGDKSVFAYLEGQLAGGTP from the coding sequence ATGACGACGGCCGATCCTCAGTTCGACGGCGTTTACGGCCCATACACGATCACAGATCACGATCGGCTTGAGGTGCAGAGGTACCGACTGGCCCTCATGGGGAGCGGAGTCTCCATGAGTGCCGGCTTGCTGCAGTGGTGGCAGTGGGGCGGTTCCTGGGCCTGGCTCTGGCTGCTTCCCTTGACGGTGAGCCTCGCTCTGGCCCTGAGGTGGATTCACATCTATCTGAAACCTCTTCACCAGGCTTTGAAGCTTCTCTGGCTGCTGGGCTGCGCCGGCTGGCTGGTGCTGCTGATGACAGCCGGCCCCAGGCAGGCCCTGAACACCTTGGCGTTACAGCCTCTCTGGATCCTGGCCGTAGGCCCCCAGTTCGCCGCTCTAGCTGGAATCGGTTTCAAGGAATTCTTCTGCTTCCAGCGCCTCGAAGCGATCGGGCTCACCCTGCTGCTGCCGATCGCTCTGTTGGGACGGCTGACGACCCTGCTCAGCTCAGAAATCAGCCTTGCTCTGATGGGTATGGCGTCTCTCCTTCTGGTCGTCCTGGCTCTGCGCAAATTCGGCATCGATGCCGCGGCCGACATCGGTGACAAGAGCGTGTTTGCTTATCTGGAGGGTCAACTGGCCGGCGGCACCCCGTGA
- a CDS encoding glutathione S-transferase C-terminal domain-containing protein, with protein MPIPPIIVMAARAGWSGQWNLLMGGLGPCDTEGNYKRPVSDHLEAVLPEQPPLHERPAERLPRLIVGRSCPWAHRTWLVHRLRGLENSLSLLTATADHRAGRWQLEPGWLGCSSLLELYRACGTPPSYRATVPVLVDPEGPRILGNESAQLVELLNRWPAQDQAPDLAPPALKESIQSWQILLQPALNDGVYRCGFARNQAAYERAERALTNALERVENHLSQQGPWLCGDTLSLADVRLFPTLIRWEAVYSPLFGCTRPLWVFPNIWDWRRRFFAIPGVADSCDADAWRRDYYGALFPLNPGGIVPTGAELSTLVNSSMPHE; from the coding sequence ATGCCGATCCCACCAATCATCGTGATGGCCGCCCGGGCTGGATGGAGCGGGCAGTGGAACCTGCTGATGGGGGGGCTGGGTCCGTGCGACACGGAGGGCAACTACAAACGACCGGTCAGCGACCACCTGGAAGCTGTCTTGCCGGAACAGCCGCCGCTTCATGAGCGGCCAGCGGAGCGTCTACCCCGCCTGATCGTTGGTCGCAGCTGTCCATGGGCGCATCGCACCTGGCTCGTGCATCGACTGCGTGGGCTGGAGAACAGCCTCAGCCTTCTGACGGCAACAGCTGATCACAGGGCTGGACGCTGGCAGCTCGAGCCTGGCTGGCTTGGCTGCTCCAGCCTGCTCGAGCTGTATCGGGCTTGCGGAACCCCTCCGTCTTACCGAGCCACCGTGCCGGTTCTGGTGGATCCGGAAGGCCCTCGGATTCTCGGCAACGAAAGCGCTCAGTTGGTGGAGTTGCTGAACCGCTGGCCTGCCCAGGATCAGGCCCCGGATTTGGCACCTCCCGCCCTCAAGGAGTCGATCCAGTCCTGGCAGATCCTGTTGCAGCCAGCCTTGAATGACGGTGTCTACCGCTGTGGATTCGCCAGGAATCAGGCTGCGTATGAGCGTGCCGAACGTGCACTCACGAATGCCCTTGAACGGGTGGAGAACCATCTCAGCCAGCAAGGGCCCTGGCTTTGTGGGGACACCCTCAGCCTGGCTGATGTTCGTCTGTTCCCGACCCTGATCCGCTGGGAAGCGGTCTATTCCCCGCTGTTCGGTTGCACGCGTCCCCTGTGGGTCTTCCCCAACATCTGGGACTGGCGGCGTCGCTTCTTCGCAATACCCGGTGTGGCGGACAGTTGTGATGCTGATGCCTGGCGTCGCGATTACTACGGAGCGCTGTTCCCGCTGAATCCCGGAGGAATCGTTCCGACAGGAGCAGAACTGAGCACACTGGTGAATAGCTCCATGCCGCATGAATGA
- a CDS encoding aspartoacylase, protein MTASDVLLVAATHGNELNAAWLLEQWQQQPSLLDDHGLGLQRVIGNPAARNANRRYVDRDLNRSFQQERLDDQHDQDCETVRARELVTRFGPQGQQPCCVALDLHSTTAAMGSCLVLYGRRPADLALASIVQGKLGLPVYLHEADAAQTGFLVERWPCGLVIEVGPVPQSLLDARIVRQTRLAVEACLSALSEARDGVGRTPRQLVVHRHLSSRDLPRNADGQPSALVNPAFLGRNWLPSASTASLFETAAGGELPVALPAEASAAVFINEAAYAEKGIALSLTAREVWPVEPTWRPALEQLIRA, encoded by the coding sequence ATGACGGCGTCCGACGTTCTTCTGGTTGCCGCCACCCATGGCAATGAGCTGAACGCAGCCTGGTTGCTGGAGCAATGGCAGCAACAACCCTCGCTTCTCGATGACCATGGACTGGGGTTGCAGCGAGTGATCGGCAATCCCGCGGCGCGGAACGCCAACCGCCGCTATGTCGATCGGGATCTCAACCGCAGCTTCCAGCAGGAGCGGTTGGATGATCAACACGATCAGGACTGTGAAACGGTTCGTGCCCGTGAGTTGGTGACGCGCTTCGGGCCCCAAGGGCAGCAACCCTGTTGTGTTGCGCTCGATCTCCACAGCACGACGGCAGCGATGGGGTCGTGCCTCGTTCTTTACGGGCGACGTCCAGCTGATTTGGCCCTGGCGTCGATTGTGCAGGGGAAGCTTGGGTTGCCGGTTTACCTGCACGAAGCGGATGCCGCTCAGACAGGTTTTCTGGTGGAGCGCTGGCCCTGTGGATTGGTGATCGAAGTTGGCCCGGTTCCTCAGTCACTGCTCGATGCACGGATCGTGCGTCAAACCCGCCTCGCTGTGGAGGCCTGTTTATCAGCCTTATCTGAGGCCCGAGACGGTGTTGGCCGAACCCCACGCCAGTTGGTGGTGCATCGCCATCTCAGCAGTCGAGATCTGCCTCGTAACGCGGACGGACAACCCTCGGCGTTGGTGAACCCTGCATTTCTCGGCAGAAACTGGCTGCCATCGGCTTCGACAGCGTCCTTGTTTGAGACCGCGGCAGGCGGTGAACTGCCCGTGGCTCTCCCCGCTGAAGCATCGGCCGCCGTGTTCATCAACGAGGCGGCCTATGCCGAGAAAGGAATCGCCTTGAGCCTCACCGCTCGCGAGGTTTGGCCAGTCGAGCCGACCTGGCGGCCAGCTCTGGAACAACTGATCAGGGCCTGA
- a CDS encoding carboxymuconolactone decarboxylase family protein, with protein MQEMRSHFGDAADNWIQAIHDIYPEFAKVNVEFPFGELYRRDVVDDKTRELCTVAALTVQGFALPELKVHVQGALNTGSSRAEILEIITQMIAYCGFPAATNALLATKEVFDELDAAS; from the coding sequence ATGCAGGAGATGCGGTCTCACTTCGGAGACGCAGCTGACAACTGGATCCAGGCGATTCACGATATTTACCCTGAATTTGCCAAAGTCAATGTTGAGTTTCCATTTGGTGAGCTGTATCGCAGAGATGTCGTAGACGACAAAACGCGTGAACTGTGCACGGTTGCCGCTCTAACGGTTCAGGGCTTTGCGCTTCCAGAGCTGAAGGTTCACGTCCAAGGAGCTCTTAATACAGGCAGTAGTCGCGCTGAGATTCTTGAAATCATCACCCAGATGATCGCTTATTGCGGATTTCCAGCCGCAACCAATGCTCTTCTGGCCACGAAGGAAGTGTTCGATGAACTTGATGCAGCGAGCTAA
- a CDS encoding DUF389 domain-containing protein, with product MTSVPDPNSKLQKGQRLDELHRSYDSDAELNQPFVILTLGACLIATMGLLADNAAVVIGAMVVAPWIMPLRTGVFAILIGDWPLLGRAMRTLAMAVLITTALSLFMGLLAGMRGLISAAGYGYFNSEILGRATPTLLDLVIALVAGALATYAKLKESVVSSLAGTAIAVALVPPVCAMGLMAAGGDIKDATGAGLLFTANLLGILVGGVLMLATLEPYFRTKLIKSRRAQLPLLVAVGFVIAITIPLYQGSELMRQDIRRVILTQRIQETVKNFLQNETLTFGSNESLIVDDIKFAWTPAKKKSVVDIVVRVTDPKIPSFKQVEAVESKVNNQIGRPLGLSFQIKVQRVQISIVEGSEAPVVTDEAQDIDLLDEDLNMIKESLERLEEESSSQDFNENAKIKPGVLKLAQPQQQ from the coding sequence ATGACGTCGGTTCCCGACCCGAACTCAAAACTCCAAAAAGGCCAACGTCTCGACGAGCTCCACCGCAGTTACGACTCTGATGCCGAGCTCAACCAACCATTTGTGATTCTCACCCTGGGGGCGTGTTTGATCGCCACCATGGGACTGTTGGCTGATAACGCCGCAGTCGTGATTGGCGCCATGGTTGTCGCGCCGTGGATCATGCCATTGCGTACAGGGGTGTTCGCCATCCTCATCGGGGACTGGCCTTTGCTTGGCAGAGCCATGCGAACCCTGGCCATGGCCGTGCTGATCACCACGGCCCTTTCTCTGTTCATGGGGTTGTTGGCTGGGATGCGCGGGTTGATCAGCGCTGCAGGATATGGATATTTCAACTCTGAAATCCTTGGGCGTGCCACGCCAACGCTTCTGGATCTTGTTATTGCACTCGTCGCAGGAGCTCTCGCCACCTACGCCAAGTTGAAAGAAAGCGTGGTGAGCTCACTTGCAGGTACAGCCATCGCCGTCGCACTCGTGCCACCGGTGTGCGCGATGGGGCTGATGGCTGCTGGAGGAGATATCAAAGATGCCACAGGAGCTGGCCTGCTCTTCACTGCAAACTTGCTGGGAATTCTGGTTGGCGGCGTTTTGATGCTGGCAACTCTCGAACCTTACTTTCGTACAAAACTAATCAAAAGTCGCCGCGCACAGCTACCACTTTTAGTAGCCGTCGGCTTCGTAATTGCAATCACGATTCCACTTTATCAAGGGTCAGAATTAATGCGTCAAGATATAAGGAGGGTAATCCTGACGCAAAGGATTCAAGAAACCGTCAAAAACTTTCTACAAAATGAAACCCTCACTTTTGGGAGCAATGAGTCCCTGATCGTCGATGACATCAAATTCGCCTGGACTCCCGCTAAGAAGAAATCGGTAGTCGACATTGTGGTTCGCGTAACAGATCCAAAGATTCCAAGCTTTAAGCAAGTAGAAGCTGTTGAATCAAAGGTCAACAACCAGATTGGCCGGCCACTTGGACTAAGCTTTCAAATCAAAGTTCAACGTGTTCAGATTTCAATTGTTGAAGGCAGCGAAGCCCCAGTTGTAACGGACGAAGCGCAAGATATAGATTTACTAGACGAGGATCTGAATATGATCAAAGAGAGTCTTGAAAGGTTGGAGGAAGAATCATCGAGCCAGGATTTCAATGAAAATGCAAAAATCAAACCCGGTGTTTTGAAGTTGGCGCAACCACAACAGCAATGA
- a CDS encoding prohibitin family protein, whose translation MQTPRSINDPGNGLVLLVAVALSVLLLLGQSLFIVPAGKVAVITTLGKVSGGSRLPGLNLKIPFVQSVFPFDVRTQVRPEEFATLTKDLQVIEATATVKYAVRPNEAGRIYRTIASNDRDIYPRIIQPSLLKALKSVFSQYELVTIATEWNDISSLVERTVAEELDKFDYVEVRGLDLTGLQIAEEYRAAIEQKQIAEQQLLRAQTEVKIAEQEALRYDTLNRSLDDQVLYKLFLDKWDGQTEVVPALPGSAGGTPPVIVGRRS comes from the coding sequence ATGCAGACACCTCGATCGATCAACGACCCCGGCAATGGTCTGGTGCTCCTCGTGGCAGTGGCCCTCAGCGTCCTGCTGCTGCTGGGGCAGTCACTCTTCATCGTTCCGGCCGGGAAGGTGGCAGTCATCACCACTCTTGGCAAGGTGAGCGGCGGGTCGCGCTTGCCAGGCCTGAATCTGAAGATTCCTTTTGTGCAATCGGTGTTTCCCTTCGACGTCCGCACTCAGGTGCGTCCGGAGGAATTTGCAACGCTCACCAAAGACCTTCAGGTGATTGAGGCCACCGCCACGGTGAAGTACGCCGTCAGGCCAAATGAAGCCGGACGGATCTACAGAACGATCGCCAGCAACGACCGGGACATTTACCCACGCATTATTCAGCCGTCTCTACTGAAAGCGTTGAAATCCGTTTTCTCCCAGTACGAACTCGTCACCATCGCGACTGAGTGGAATGACATTTCTTCGTTAGTGGAGCGAACAGTGGCCGAAGAGCTGGACAAATTTGATTATGTGGAAGTGCGCGGACTCGACCTCACCGGGCTGCAAATTGCTGAGGAATATCGCGCCGCTATTGAGCAGAAGCAGATTGCGGAACAACAACTGTTGAGAGCGCAAACCGAAGTGAAGATCGCCGAGCAGGAAGCGCTTCGATACGACACTCTCAATCGCAGCCTGGATGATCAGGTGCTGTATAAACTCTTTCTCGACAAGTGGGATGGTCAGACAGAAGTGGTGCCGGCCCTGCCTGGCAGCGCCGGGGGCACTCCTCCAGTGATTGTGGGACGACGCAGTTGA
- a CDS encoding M10 family metallopeptidase C-terminal domain-containing protein translates to MSYQDPIAVPLSGNPWIDGLTDGYRWGITKENPAVGYTFISDTREKPGGEFGGYPSWGWSDEERQLMENAMDNVAKVCGIEFIDRGDDNDDEVEIWFYNLDNKSSEGSYGFSYTPGSDSDEGLVAINWSAYQNQDGSFKNSIASGSFYGITFLHELSHAVGMKHPHDRGLKGQPRFPGLTRNSNEFRDSGDYGQNAHPWTQLSYVDKRANNGLVPDRIEAYGFLQSLGALDVAALQWLYGTNGRTAGGNDVYRLPQKNQEGTGWQSIWDTGGTDRIDGSGAKKAVRIDLRNATLDLSEAAGGYVSRVDGVDGGFTIAYDWDGQTIDKTTAGCVIENASGGKKADLLIGNFADNQLKGGKGKDILFAGAGRQNRSIGGKGKDQFWIDSGAESFVKITDFKSGQDYLVFDEGINKESVDLRLHSKHTKIFIADAQVGLVKNGQVDEQDVLFSDFTATLDPASEF, encoded by the coding sequence ATGTCGTATCAAGATCCAATCGCCGTCCCCTTGTCAGGTAATCCATGGATTGATGGATTAACCGATGGCTATCGCTGGGGAATCACAAAAGAAAATCCCGCCGTTGGATATACCTTCATCAGCGATACGCGCGAAAAACCCGGAGGAGAATTCGGTGGATATCCCTCCTGGGGTTGGAGTGATGAGGAGCGCCAACTCATGGAAAATGCGATGGATAATGTTGCCAAAGTTTGTGGTATTGAGTTCATTGATCGTGGAGATGATAACGACGATGAAGTTGAGATCTGGTTTTATAATCTTGACAATAAGAGCTCTGAAGGAAGCTATGGCTTCTCTTACACTCCTGGCAGTGATTCCGATGAAGGCTTAGTTGCTATCAATTGGTCCGCTTATCAAAATCAAGATGGAAGTTTTAAAAATTCAATTGCATCTGGAAGTTTCTATGGAATTACATTTTTGCATGAGCTCTCTCATGCGGTTGGGATGAAGCATCCTCATGATCGAGGCCTAAAGGGACAGCCGCGATTTCCAGGCTTGACCCGCAATTCCAATGAGTTCAGGGATTCCGGTGATTATGGCCAGAACGCCCATCCATGGACCCAGCTGAGTTACGTCGATAAACGCGCGAACAACGGCTTGGTTCCAGATCGGATTGAGGCCTACGGTTTTCTGCAATCGCTGGGAGCACTCGATGTTGCTGCCTTGCAATGGCTTTACGGCACCAACGGTCGCACCGCCGGTGGCAACGACGTTTATCGATTGCCTCAGAAGAATCAGGAGGGCACTGGTTGGCAAAGCATCTGGGATACAGGAGGGACTGATCGAATCGATGGCTCAGGGGCTAAAAAAGCCGTCAGGATTGATCTCCGCAATGCAACGCTGGATCTTTCTGAGGCTGCTGGTGGCTACGTCAGCCGAGTCGATGGAGTTGATGGAGGATTCACCATTGCTTATGACTGGGATGGCCAGACAATTGATAAAACCACAGCTGGTTGTGTTATTGAGAATGCTTCGGGGGGCAAGAAAGCGGATCTTTTGATTGGTAATTTTGCAGATAACCAACTCAAAGGTGGCAAGGGCAAAGATATCCTCTTTGCCGGAGCTGGTCGTCAGAACCGATCAATCGGTGGTAAAGGCAAAGATCAGTTCTGGATAGATTCTGGGGCAGAGTCTTTTGTGAAAATCACGGATTTTAAAAGTGGGCAAGATTATCTGGTTTTTGACGAAGGCATCAACAAGGAGAGTGTGGACTTACGCCTTCATTCGAAGCACACAAAGATTTTTATCGCTGATGCGCAGGTCGGTCTTGTGAAAAATGGACAAGTTGATGAGCAGGATGTGCTCTTCAGTGATTTCACCGCGACTCTCGACCCCGCCAGCGAGTTTTAG